ATATCCTTCACATCCACCTTTTCAGCGTCGGTAAAGCCGTCGAGCCCGCCGAGCATGTACCGAAAACTGTTCCGCAGCTTGCGATAGGCGTCCGACGTGCCTGCCAGCACCTGCTTGCCGATGCGCACATCCTCGAAATAATCGGTCTGCGCGACCCACATGCGCAGGATGTCGGCGCCCGATTCCTGAATGATCTTGAGCGGATCGACGACATTGCCGAGCGACTTGGACATCTTGCGCCCCTTGTCGTCGAGCGCGAAGCCATGCGTCAGCACCGCCTTGTACGGCGGCTCGCCGCGCGTGCCGCAGCTTTCCAGCAGCGACGACTGGAACCAGCCGCGATGCTGGTCCGACCCTTCGAGATAGAGGTCGGCACGCACGCCCTCGCCATAGCGCGCTTCGAGCACGAAGGCGTGGGTGCTGCCCGAATCGAACCACACGTCGAGAATGTCGGTGACGACTTCGAATTCGTCGATGTCGTATTTGTCGCCGAGGATCTTCTGATGATCGGCGGCAAACCATGCGTCGGCGCCGCCTTCGCGAAATGCGTCGAGGATCGCGGCATTGACCCATTTGTCGCGCAGATATTCGCCGGTCTTCTTGCGGACATAGAGCGGGATCGGCACGCCCCAGGCGCGCTGGCGGCTGATCACCCAGTCGGGGCGGCCGTCGACCATCGAGCGGATACGGTTCTTCGAGCGTTCGGGCACCCAGCGAGTCCGCTCGATCCCGTCGAGCGCGAGTTCGCGCAGCGTCGGGCCGTTATGCGTCGACATGGGAAGCTCGCCGCCGAACGGGCTGGGCACATCGACCGCGACCGGATCGGCGCCCTTGTCCATCGGAATGAACCATTGCGGGGTGCAGCGATAGATGAGCGGCGCCTTTGAGCGCCAGCTGTGTGGATAGCTGTGCCGCGTGCTTTCATCGTTACGCGCCGAAAGCAGCGCCCCGACTTCCTTCAGATCCGTGCAAATCGGACCATCGGGGGCCAGCAGCTTCTTGTTGATGACTGACAGCGACTTATCGACTGGCCACGGCCAGTTTTCGCGATACCGCCCATCACCTTCAACCGCGAATACGGGACGCAGCGGCAGTTCAGACGTACCAAGTTCATCCGCATACTGCTTACACAGCAGGAAATCGTCCTCGCCATGATCGGGCGCCATATGGACCAGGCCGGTGCCGGCATCGGTGGTGACGAAATCGCCCGGCAGCAGCGGGCGCGGCGTCGCGTAGAAGCCGCCGAGCTTGTGCATCGGGTGACGCGCCTTGGCGCCGGCTAGGTCGGAGCCCTTGTACTTCTTTAAATCAGTGATCTCGCTGAGCTTCGTGTTTAGCCAATCGGGACGCTGAGATGGCCTCACTGCCGTGGCCACAATCTCGGCCTCTTCATCATGGGAGGGAAACTTGCCCACACGCCGCAAGAACTCAGTGTAAAGCGCGTGCTCGGCAGCCACCAGGACTTGCTTGCCTTCCACCTCAGTCAGCCAGTATTCAACCTCTGGTCCATAAGCCAAAGCCTGATTCACCGGGATCGTCCACGGGGTCGTAGTCCAGATTACCGCATGCGCGCCGACCAGTTCGGGCGCGTTCGGCGCTTCGACAATCTCGAACGCCACGTCGATCTGAGTCGAGGGGATGTTCTCATATTCGACTTCGGCTTCGGCGAGCGCGGTCTTTTCGACCGGGGACCACATCACCGGCTTGGCGCCGCGATAGAGCTGGCCGCTTTCGGCGAACTTCAGAAGCTCGCCCGCGATGATCGCTTCGCTTTCAAAGCGCATGGTGAGATACGGGTCTTCCCAATCGCCCATCACGCCCAGCCGCTCAAACTGTTCGCGCTGCACCGCCACCCATTTTTCCGCGTACGCACGGCATTCGGCGCGGAAGGCGACCGGATCGACTTCGTCCTTGTTGAGCTTCTTCTTGCGATACTGCTCCTCGACCTTCCATTCGATCGGCAGGCCGTGGCAATCCCAGCCGGGGACATAGGGCGCGTCCTTGCCCAGCAGTGACTGCGAGCGGACGACGATGTCCTTCAGGATCTTGTTGAGCGCATGGCCCATGTGAATGTCGCCATTCGCATAGGGCGGGCCGTCGTGGAGCAGGAAGCGTTCGCGCCCGGCGCGCTGTTCACGCAGCCGATCGTAAATGCCGATCCGTTCCCAGCGTTCGAGAATGCCGGGCTCCTTGCTGGCAAGGCCCGCCTTCATGGGGAAATCGGTCTTCGGCAGGAAGACGGTGTCGCGCCAGTCGCGCTTGGTGTCGGTTGCGTCGGTCATGGGTATCGCGCCGATTAGAGGATGCGCGCGCGCATGCAAAGCGTCAGTTGCGTGTTTCGCGCTGTCTATTCCTCCCCCGGAGGGGGAGGGGGACCGCGAAGCGGTGGAGGGGTAGTAGCGTCCTGCGGTGTGCTTTGGGCTCTTACCCCTCCACCATGCTGCGCATGGTCCCCCTCCCCCTCCGGGGGAGGAACTTGCGAAGCCCCGTCCTGCCCTCCTCCAGCGGCCCGCGAGAAGAAGGACGGCGATTCGACAGGCTCAACGCAAACGGGCGAAGGTTATTCGGGCTTCGCCAGCGCCGCCCTGGCATCCTCGCAATCGCGGGCGATCTGGGCTTTCAGCGCATCCATATCGTCGAACTTCGCTTCGGGGCGCAGATAGTCGATTAGCTGCACTTCGATCGTCTGCCCGTAGAGATCGCCTGAAAAATCGAAGAAATAGGGTTCGAGCAATTCCACCGGCGGATCGATCATCGGGCGAATGCCGAGATTGGCGACGCCGTCGACCAGCCGCCCGTCGGGCAGGCGCCCGCGCACCGCATAGACGCCGTAGGCGGGCCGCAGATACGGGCCGAGCGCCAGATTCGCAGTCGGCCAGCCGAGCTGCCGCCCGAGTTTGGCGCCGGGCTCCACCACGCCCTCAATCGCGAAGGGCCGCGTCAGCAGCGCCGCCGCCGCGCGCGGCTTGCCCGCCTTGAGCAATTCGCGAATCCGGCTGGACGAGACGGTTTCCCCGGCGCCCGCGACCGGCGAGACGGTTTCGACGCCGAACCCCATCGCCGCGCCCAGCTCGCGCAGCACCGGGACATTGCCTTCGCGGCCCTTGCCGAAGGTAAAATCGCCGCCCGTCACCACGCCCGCAGCGCCGATCGCCTCGACCAGCCGCTGGCGTGCATATTCGTCGGCATGGAGGCTCGCCAGTTCGGCATCGAATTTGAAGACGAGCATCGCGTCGGCCCCCGCCGCGCCGAACAGCCGCTGGCGCTGATCGAGCGTAGTCAGCCGGAACGGCTCGGCCTCGGGCACGAAATAGCGGACCGGGTGCGGATCGAAGGTCGCGACGATCGCCGGGCGCCCCTCGCGCCGCGCCCAGTCGATAGCGCGACCCGCCACGGCCTGATGGCCGAGGTGAAATCCGTCGAAATTACCGAGCGCGACGATACCGCCGCGCAAATGGGGCGGGACCGCCGAGCTGCCGTCCAGCCGCTCCATGTCTCGCGCCTATAGCGAGAGCGGGCTCGCTTTCAAATGCCGCGAATCTGAGGGCGTGGTCATATCCGGCGTTCAAGCGTCACGAAGCTGTATCCGGGACGGCCATCGGCTGGATCATGGTAATCGCGCGCAGTCTCGTACCAGTGCGCCGGATCGAATGGCGGCACGCTTGCATCGCCCTCCGGCTCGGCATGGACTTCGGTGAGTTCGATGCGATCGGCGCGGTCGAGGAACAGCGCGAAGACTTCGGCGCCGCCGATCACTGCGATTTCGGGCGCATCGCCCGCCAGCGCAAGCGCCTCCTCTGGCGAATGCGCGACTTCGGCGCCTTCCGCCGACCAGCCTGTATCGCGCGTCAGCACGATATGGCGGCGACCGGGCAGCGGCGCGGGAAAGCTCTCGAACGTCTTGCGCCCCATCACCATCGGCTTACCCATCGTTTGCGCCTTGAACCGCTTTAGATCGGCGGGCAGACGCCAGGGCAAATCGCCGTCGCGGCCGATGACGCCGTTATCGGCGCGGGCGAGGTGAAAGGTGACGATCATCGAATTCCTCCCCCGGAGGGGGAGGGGGACCATGCAAAGCATGGTGGAGGGGTAAGAGCCGCAAGCGCTGCCGCAGGAGGGCAATACCCCTCCACCGCTTCGCGGTCCCCCTCCCCTTCCAGGGGAGGAATTTTTATAGGCTCGATCACACCGCCACCGGCGCCTTGATGTGCGGCTGGGCGGCATAATCGTGGATCACGAAATCCTCATATTCATAGGCGTCGATCGATGGCGGACGGCGCAGGATTTCGAGGCGCGGCAGCGGCCCCGGCGTACGCGACAATTGCTCGCGCGCCTGCTCCAGATGGTTCGAATAGAGGTGGCAATCGCCGCCGGTCCACACGAAGTCGCCGACCTCCAGATCGCATTGCTGGGCAAGCATGTGCGTGAGCAGCGCATAGCTGGCGATGTTGAACGGTACGCCGAGAAAAATGTCGGCCGAGCGCTGATAGAGCTGGAGCGAGAGCCTTCCGTTCGCGACATGGCACTGGAACAGGCAATGGCACGGCGCCAGCGCCATCGCATGCAGCTCGCCCGGATTCCATGCCGAAACCACCATGCGGCGCGAGGCGGGGTTCGTCTTCAGCGTGTCGATCAGCTCGGCGATCTGATCGATATGCTTGCCGTCGGCCGATTCCCAGTCGCGCCACTGCTTGCCGTAGACCGGGCCGAGATCGCCGGTTTCGTCGGCCCATTCGTCCCAGATGCTCACCTTGCGCTCCTGCAGCCAGCGGACATTGGTGTCACCGCGCAGGAACCACAGCAATTCGACCAGAATCGATCGGATATGCAGCTTCTTGGTCGTCAGCAGCGGAAAGCCGCGCGACAGATCGAAGCGCATCTGATGGCCGAACACGCTGCGGGTGCCCGTGCCGGTGCGGTCCATCTGCTCGGCGCCATCGGCAAGTGCGCGGGCCATGAGGTCGAGATATTGCTGCATGGCTCCGGCTTAGAGTGCCGCGCCCGCCGCGCCAAGCCCGCCGCGTCGGGACAGCGCATTCGATCCGATGCGGAGATAAACCCCTTCGCTTCGGAGGCGCCTGCGCTTCGGTTGGCGCGCAAGCGCGTGCATTCTGGCGGCATGACGTCACTTCTCCTCGAACCGGCGGAAAGCGGAACCGCGCGAATGCTCGACGGACCGGCCGCAGCGTACCGGCTGTTTGCCGGACTTTCCGATGCGCCGCGCGAACTGGCGGTTTTCGCTTATGTCGATGCCGCCGGCACGCTGCTGGGGCTGCGTCATGCGCCGGGCGAGGCAGTGGACAGCTGCGCCATTCCCGTGCGCGCGGTGGCAGGGGATGCGCTGGCGTTCGGCGCGTGCGGGCTGGTCATGGCGCACAACCATCCGAGCGGCGACCCCACCCCCAGCC
This genomic interval from Sphingosinithalassobacter tenebrarum contains the following:
- the ileS gene encoding isoleucine--tRNA ligase, with the protein product MTDATDTKRDWRDTVFLPKTDFPMKAGLASKEPGILERWERIGIYDRLREQRAGRERFLLHDGPPYANGDIHMGHALNKILKDIVVRSQSLLGKDAPYVPGWDCHGLPIEWKVEEQYRKKKLNKDEVDPVAFRAECRAYAEKWVAVQREQFERLGVMGDWEDPYLTMRFESEAIIAGELLKFAESGQLYRGAKPVMWSPVEKTALAEAEVEYENIPSTQIDVAFEIVEAPNAPELVGAHAVIWTTTPWTIPVNQALAYGPEVEYWLTEVEGKQVLVAAEHALYTEFLRRVGKFPSHDEEAEIVATAVRPSQRPDWLNTKLSEITDLKKYKGSDLAGAKARHPMHKLGGFYATPRPLLPGDFVTTDAGTGLVHMAPDHGEDDFLLCKQYADELGTSELPLRPVFAVEGDGRYRENWPWPVDKSLSVINKKLLAPDGPICTDLKEVGALLSARNDESTRHSYPHSWRSKAPLIYRCTPQWFIPMDKGADPVAVDVPSPFGGELPMSTHNGPTLRELALDGIERTRWVPERSKNRIRSMVDGRPDWVISRQRAWGVPIPLYVRKKTGEYLRDKWVNAAILDAFREGGADAWFAADHQKILGDKYDIDEFEVVTDILDVWFDSGSTHAFVLEARYGEGVRADLYLEGSDQHRGWFQSSLLESCGTRGEPPYKAVLTHGFALDDKGRKMSKSLGNVVDPLKIIQESGADILRMWVAQTDYFEDVRIGKQVLAGTSDAYRKLRNSFRYMLGGLDGFTDAEKVDVKDMPELERYVLHLLGDLDTTLREAAEKYEFDVYIRALTDFANEDLSAFFFDIRKDCLYCDAKDDAKRRAYRTVLDTLFHALVRYAAPVLAFTAEEVWQARFPSEDGSVHFLEWPQLPDLSHDRLDADWAAVRSLRERVTEAIEPYRREKTIRSSNEAAVTVPELPMDEVTLAELFIVASVAKRDGDVTVTRTDYDKCGRCWRHLPEVAEEGALCDRCSEVVNP
- a CDS encoding bifunctional riboflavin kinase/FAD synthetase; its protein translation is MERLDGSSAVPPHLRGGIVALGNFDGFHLGHQAVAGRAIDWARREGRPAIVATFDPHPVRYFVPEAEPFRLTTLDQRQRLFGAAGADAMLVFKFDAELASLHADEYARQRLVEAIGAAGVVTGGDFTFGKGREGNVPVLRELGAAMGFGVETVSPVAGAGETVSSSRIRELLKAGKPRAAAALLTRPFAIEGVVEPGAKLGRQLGWPTANLALGPYLRPAYGVYAVRGRLPDGRLVDGVANLGIRPMIDPPVELLEPYFFDFSGDLYGQTIEVQLIDYLRPEAKFDDMDALKAQIARDCEDARAALAKPE
- a CDS encoding dihydrofolate reductase encodes the protein MVTFHLARADNGVIGRDGDLPWRLPADLKRFKAQTMGKPMVMGRKTFESFPAPLPGRRHIVLTRDTGWSAEGAEVAHSPEEALALAGDAPEIAVIGGAEVFALFLDRADRIELTEVHAEPEGDASVPPFDPAHWYETARDYHDPADGRPGYSFVTLERRI
- a CDS encoding thymidylate synthase, whose translation is MQQYLDLMARALADGAEQMDRTGTGTRSVFGHQMRFDLSRGFPLLTTKKLHIRSILVELLWFLRGDTNVRWLQERKVSIWDEWADETGDLGPVYGKQWRDWESADGKHIDQIAELIDTLKTNPASRRMVVSAWNPGELHAMALAPCHCLFQCHVANGRLSLQLYQRSADIFLGVPFNIASYALLTHMLAQQCDLEVGDFVWTGGDCHLYSNHLEQAREQLSRTPGPLPRLEILRRPPSIDAYEYEDFVIHDYAAQPHIKAPVAV
- a CDS encoding JAB domain-containing protein codes for the protein MTSLLLEPAESGTARMLDGPAAAYRLFAGLSDAPRELAVFAYVDAAGTLLGLRHAPGEAVDSCAIPVRAVAGDALAFGACGLVMAHNHPSGDPTPSRGDREATRGLARALGPLGVRVIDHLVFARRGTTSFRALGWL